ATCGTCTCTTGTCCATGTATGCGAACTCTCCGTTTAAACCTGCTCCAGCGCATCGGCTTGATCGGGATACTTCAGGAGTTCTGCTTGCAGGTAAAAGTCATCACGGGCAAAAAGATCTTTCTGACATGTTTGCAAGCCGTGAGGGTGGTAAATACTACCTTGCACAGGTCAGGGGAGAGTGGAAATTTGGAAGCTGTGATGGTGGTTGGACCGAGATGCATGACCGACTTGAAAAGAAAGAAGTGCACGGAAGCGAGAGAATTGTTACAGGGGCAGGTAAGGATGCGCGGGCATCGGTTTTGCCCTTGTCGGTAAATGACGATTACAGTTTGCTTTTAGTTCAGTTACATACAGGGTTCACTCATCAAATCAGAGTACAGCTTTCTTCACGTGGGTTCTCCATTGTCGGTGATACAAAGTACGGTGGTGGAAACGGATCAATGAAGCTTCATTGCTGGAAAATTGAAACACCGTGGTTTACTGCACAGTGTTTGCCTGCGTGGAATGATGAACTGTTAATTCAAAATTATATTCAATCTGCTGAAAAATATTTGAGCTGATTATTAGCCATAACTTCGAATAAAAATCCCCTGTTACAGCGTGACGGGGGATTTTTTATGATTCTTTATTTACAATAAACAGTAAGTTATTATTGACAAACAGTAATTAAATGTCATAAATCGAGATTTAGAAGAACAAATAACAAATTTTTGGGAGAATAACGACATGGAAAAAATCAGACGTATGAGTCTTATTTTGAAGTATGTGTTTTGGTTGATTCTAATTTTAATTCCTGTAACAGACTTCTTTGGCTGGATGTATCTGGATGGAGTAGGTGATTTCTTTATTCGGCCAGAAGGTCTTGGAGATTTTTTTGTAGCTCCAGAGATAGTAGGAATTCAGCTATCTGGTAAAATGCTCGGTTTTGCAGCATCATTGCCACTGGCTTTGCTCGAAATATTTAGCATGTGGCAGATGATTAAACTTTTTACTCTTTATTCAGAGGGAAAGATCTTCACTGCTGATAACACTATTTGTTTTAGCCGTGCAGCTTGGGCTTTTTTATTAAGTGAACTTATTTCTCCTATTGTTCAGATTGGTACTACTTATGCAGCTACAATGCATAACGGCATTGGGGAACGTCTGATTTTAATAGATATAAACGATACCAATTTAGGCGGAATTTTATTGGCATGTGTTGTCCTGGCTATCTCTTGGGTTATGGACGAAGGGCGTAAGCTTAGTGAAGACGCAGAGTTAACAGTCTAGGAGATTGTATGGCGATATTAATAAATTTAGATGTGATGTTAGCAAAACGAAAGGTTTCATCAAAGGATTTAGCCGAAGCTATCGGCATAACCCCTCAGAATTTATCTGTACTCAAAACAGGAAGAGCAAAGGCTATACGGTTTTCAACTTTAAACTCAATTTGTCATTTTTTGGACTGCCAGCCCGGAGATATTCTAGAATATGTGAGTGGCAATGAAGATTTTGAAAAAAAAAGTAACTTAGACGATTAATTAATAACCGTAATTTTCAAATTAATTTTTCTAAAAAACTCCCCTGCTGTCTTACGACAACAGGGGAGTTCTAATTACGATTAAGCAGATAAAATTCTGTTAGCTGAGCTATTCAGTTTTTTTAGGTGCTGCTTTCTTTTTTGGAACTTTCACTTTACCTGTCATGTCAATCATTTCGCGAGTTGCTGATGGTTTACGATGATTAGGTTTCATGTGCAGACTCTGGGTAGGACAAACATCCACGCAGATGCTGCAGTAAACGCAGGCAAATGGGTCACATGTCCAGATTCCGGTTCCGTTTTCTTTGTTTTTTGAAACAGTAATACACTGCGATGGGCATTTTATTGCGCACTTTTTACAGAAGATACACGTGTCGATGTCGTTAAACAGTTCACCTCTATAAAGAGGAAATGGCTCACGAACTTCGAAAGGGTACATTCTGGTAGAACTTTTTGAAAAAAGGTTCTTCAGTACGGTTGAAGTCATTTTAAGCATGTCCCGACCTCCTAGCGTTCCGTGCAGCTTATGCACGGGTCTATTGACAAAACAACAACAGGAACGTCCGCCAGCTCAAGACCTGGAAGCATAGCAAGAAGTGGAGGAATGTTAGCGAACGTAGGCGTTCTGATACGTACTCTTTCTAGGAATTTAGTTCCGTTTCCTTTCATGTAGTACATACATTCACCGCGAGGCTGTTCAACGCGGGTAATGATCTCACCTTCTGGATTTCCTTTGAACGGAGCTGCAAGGTCACCCTGAGGTAATCCTGCAATCGCTGCACGAACGAGGTCTATCGATTGTACGGCTTCTCTGAAGCGTACTTTTGATCTGGCGTAACTGTCACCAGCTGTTTCTACTACCGTTTCGAAGTCTATCTTGTCAAAGGCTGCGTATTTAAGCTGACGCATATCCTGAGCAACTCCGCTACCGCGAAGCGTCGGTCCTGCTGCGCCCAGTTCATATGCTTGTTCTTTGCTAAGAACGCCGACTCCTTGTGTGCGTTTGCAGACAGTGTAGTCGGTAAGAATTGTAGACTGAATCGATTTAATTTCTTTTTCAGCTTGAGCGAGCTCAGTGAGAATCCATGAACATTGTTCCGGTGTAAGGTCCTGACGGACACCGCCGACAACGTTGACGGAAACAATTACGC
This sequence is a window from Desulfovibrio sp. UCD-KL4C. Protein-coding genes within it:
- a CDS encoding RluA family pseudouridine synthase — translated: MSAEFITVTSAESGQKLVRFLERRVGSKIPRSAVMRWIRKGNVRINKGRCKPFDLVKEGQVVRIPPYQAVESAAPVTREPLEILYEDDNYLAINKPAGLPSQGGTGHDDSVVDRLLSMYANSPFKPAPAHRLDRDTSGVLLAGKSHHGQKDLSDMFASREGGKYYLAQVRGEWKFGSCDGGWTEMHDRLEKKEVHGSERIVTGAGKDARASVLPLSVNDDYSLLLVQLHTGFTHQIRVQLSSRGFSIVGDTKYGGGNGSMKLHCWKIETPWFTAQCLPAWNDELLIQNYIQSAEKYLS
- a CDS encoding DUF2975 domain-containing protein, which produces MEKIRRMSLILKYVFWLILILIPVTDFFGWMYLDGVGDFFIRPEGLGDFFVAPEIVGIQLSGKMLGFAASLPLALLEIFSMWQMIKLFTLYSEGKIFTADNTICFSRAAWAFLLSELISPIVQIGTTYAATMHNGIGERLILIDINDTNLGGILLACVVLAISWVMDEGRKLSEDAELTV
- a CDS encoding helix-turn-helix transcriptional regulator — translated: MAILINLDVMLAKRKVSSKDLAEAIGITPQNLSVLKTGRAKAIRFSTLNSICHFLDCQPGDILEYVSGNEDFEKKSNLDD
- a CDS encoding 4Fe-4S dicluster domain-containing protein is translated as MLKMTSTVLKNLFSKSSTRMYPFEVREPFPLYRGELFNDIDTCIFCKKCAIKCPSQCITVSKNKENGTGIWTCDPFACVYCSICVDVCPTQSLHMKPNHRKPSATREMIDMTGKVKVPKKKAAPKKTE
- a CDS encoding nickel-dependent hydrogenase large subunit — protein: MARTIIPFGPQHPVLPEPLHLKLVVEDEIVREAIPALGYVHRGLEKLAEIRDFHQMIQIVERVCGICSMVHSLCYCQGIEEMMGIEVPERAKYLRTIWSELHRMHSHLLWLGLFADAFGFESLFMQFWRIRERIMDINEATTGSRVIVSVNVVGGVRQDLTPEQCSWILTELAQAEKEIKSIQSTILTDYTVCKRTQGVGVLSKEQAYELGAAGPTLRGSGVAQDMRQLKYAAFDKIDFETVVETAGDSYARSKVRFREAVQSIDLVRAAIAGLPQGDLAAPFKGNPEGEIITRVEQPRGECMYYMKGNGTKFLERVRIRTPTFANIPPLLAMLPGLELADVPVVVLSIDPCISCTER